A stretch of Roseibium porphyridii DNA encodes these proteins:
- a CDS encoding LysR family transcriptional regulator produces MALRFRQLQAFHAIFETGTVTGAAEQLGISQPGISNLLAQLERQTRLKLFERTKGRLQPTPVADVLFREVDTVVRGLDHVGQAIHDLQNKQAGQLQVAAPHLLSFGFMPGEIARFAETRPDLLISFQSQYSSKIQEWVMAGLFEIGVCEMPVYHDTLAREVFHFETLAVLPKDHELARYPRLTPELLDSQPFIVMGPEHMTHRRTREAFESRNAGWRPQIHTHLSENLLSFVKQGMGVALIDPFTVHFDKEPGYVTRPFEPAIMLDLALITSRNRPLTPVAQTFLAQLRDSLAAFAAKTHRNGV; encoded by the coding sequence ATGGCTTTGAGATTTCGACAACTTCAGGCATTTCACGCCATCTTTGAAACCGGGACGGTGACAGGCGCTGCCGAGCAGTTGGGCATCTCCCAACCGGGTATTTCCAATCTGCTTGCCCAATTGGAGCGCCAAACCCGTTTGAAGCTCTTTGAACGGACCAAGGGCCGTCTCCAACCAACGCCGGTTGCCGACGTTCTGTTTCGCGAAGTCGACACGGTGGTTCGCGGCCTTGATCATGTCGGACAGGCGATCCACGACCTGCAAAACAAGCAGGCGGGCCAGCTTCAGGTGGCGGCACCACACCTTTTGTCGTTTGGGTTCATGCCCGGTGAAATCGCCCGGTTCGCCGAGACGCGGCCTGATTTGCTCATTTCGTTCCAGTCTCAGTATTCGTCCAAGATCCAGGAATGGGTCATGGCCGGATTGTTCGAGATTGGCGTTTGTGAAATGCCTGTCTATCACGACACGCTTGCGCGGGAGGTGTTTCACTTCGAAACCCTCGCCGTTTTGCCGAAGGACCACGAGCTTGCGCGGTACCCCCGGCTCACGCCGGAATTGCTGGACAGTCAGCCGTTTATCGTCATGGGGCCGGAGCACATGACCCATCGGCGCACGCGGGAAGCTTTTGAAAGCCGCAACGCCGGTTGGCGGCCGCAAATTCATACCCACTTGTCGGAAAACCTCCTGAGTTTCGTCAAGCAGGGGATGGGAGTGGCCCTGATCGACCCCTTCACGGTGCATTTCGACAAGGAGCCTGGTTACGTCACGCGGCCCTTTGAACCAGCAATCATGCTCGACCTGGCTCTCATCACCTCGCGCAATCGTCCACTGACACCGGTTGCGCAGACGTTTCTGGCGCAACTGCGGGACAGTCTGGCGGCCTTTGCTGCCAAGACCCATCGGAATGGTGTCTAG
- a CDS encoding enolase C-terminal domain-like protein codes for MDLDQKITAMKLWHLSLPVLSRRDHGIGTVEGACEIIVVSLTSEGGHVGWGEASPWSVFTGSPEASFAALDRYIRPLVVGRRIGDRAAIMGDAARAVAHATEAKTAVDTALLDLTGQILNTPAWALLGGKCRETIPLSVSIADPDFDNDRRLLDRLVEDGVGIVKLKAGFKDHAFDTMRLNALAKDYPTLSVRVDFNQGLSIDEAPSRVADIAEFEPDFIEQPVRHTQFAMMARLREMLKVPLLADESVFGPEDMTRAVQEGICDGVSIKAMKAGSLSRAQEVAKMAAANGLSAYGGDMFEAGLAHLAGTHMIAATPEITLGCEFYQARYFLKQDILETPFPVKDGQVIVPNDPGLGIKPDIDRLNHAAVTKVAA; via the coding sequence ATGGATCTTGATCAGAAGATCACGGCGATGAAGCTTTGGCATCTGTCGCTTCCAGTCCTGTCGCGCCGCGACCATGGGATCGGAACGGTGGAAGGTGCCTGTGAGATCATTGTCGTATCCCTCACGAGCGAAGGGGGGCACGTTGGCTGGGGCGAAGCATCCCCCTGGTCGGTCTTCACCGGCTCACCCGAAGCAAGCTTTGCAGCACTCGACCGATATATACGTCCGCTGGTCGTGGGAAGAAGAATTGGCGACCGGGCCGCAATTATGGGCGATGCCGCACGCGCCGTCGCCCACGCAACAGAAGCAAAAACGGCTGTTGATACGGCCTTGCTTGACCTGACAGGACAAATTCTCAACACCCCGGCCTGGGCATTATTGGGCGGCAAGTGCCGCGAAACGATTCCCTTGTCGGTTTCAATCGCAGACCCGGACTTCGACAACGACCGGCGCCTGTTGGACCGATTGGTGGAAGACGGTGTCGGCATCGTGAAGCTGAAGGCCGGCTTTAAGGATCATGCCTTTGACACCATGCGGCTCAACGCTCTTGCCAAGGACTACCCGACACTGAGTGTCAGGGTCGATTTCAATCAAGGCCTGTCGATCGATGAAGCTCCCTCCCGTGTCGCAGATATTGCCGAATTTGAGCCGGACTTCATCGAACAGCCGGTGCGTCACACTCAATTTGCGATGATGGCGCGGCTGCGCGAGATGCTGAAAGTGCCGCTTTTGGCGGACGAATCCGTCTTTGGCCCCGAAGACATGACGCGGGCCGTCCAGGAAGGCATTTGTGATGGCGTCTCAATTAAGGCGATGAAGGCCGGAAGTTTGTCCCGGGCACAGGAAGTAGCAAAAATGGCGGCAGCCAATGGGCTGTCAGCCTATGGCGGCGACATGTTCGAGGCCGGACTGGCTCACCTTGCCGGTACACACATGATTGCCGCGACACCGGAAATCACGCTTGGCTGCGAATTCTACCAGGCTCGGTATTTTCTGAAGCAGGACATCCTCGAAACGCCATTCCCGGTTAAGGATGGGCAGGTCATCGTACCGAATGATCCGGGCCTTGGCATAAAACCGGACATCGACCGCCTGAACCACGCTGCCGTGACCAAGGTGGCTGCATGA